A single window of Candidatus Flexicrinis affinis DNA harbors:
- a CDS encoding response regulator transcription factor, which yields MTSITRYNFKVLIYDPDTYARHAIYTFLAWDRRTRVTLRTDSLDGMWRHLQTVPIAEQPDYLLIDANHVGGPGDLRRTLEQLREELPRCRVVCLAQQLDLDLVAAAADKGAKAFLLKHEVNLRIGWAIVYSEKRDFTVTPGVADAVRAVRGVPPRLQRASVLPPSLKFPQLTARVKEALELWLGGMPAYLVADELGIGLSTVRGYIKKAYRILESAVDLDFPDEITQQERAFLRYTALDERD from the coding sequence ATGACCTCGATCACGCGCTATAACTTCAAAGTGCTGATCTACGATCCGGACACGTATGCGCGCCACGCGATCTATACGTTTTTGGCATGGGATCGGCGCACTCGCGTCACCCTGCGCACCGACAGCCTCGACGGCATGTGGCGGCATCTGCAGACGGTACCGATTGCCGAACAACCGGACTACCTGCTGATCGACGCCAATCATGTCGGTGGCCCGGGAGACCTGCGCCGTACGCTTGAACAGCTGCGCGAAGAACTGCCGCGCTGCCGCGTCGTGTGCCTTGCCCAACAGCTCGACCTCGACCTTGTCGCTGCCGCAGCCGACAAGGGCGCTAAGGCCTTCCTGCTCAAGCATGAGGTCAACCTGCGTATCGGATGGGCAATCGTGTATTCAGAGAAACGGGACTTTACCGTTACGCCCGGTGTCGCCGATGCTGTGCGTGCGGTTCGTGGAGTCCCGCCGCGCTTGCAGCGTGCCTCGGTGCTTCCGCCCAGTTTGAAATTTCCTCAGCTCACCGCGCGCGTCAAAGAGGCGCTCGAGCTGTGGCTCGGCGGTATGCCGGCGTATCTGGTCGCTGATGAACTCGGAATCGGCCTGAGCACGGTACGCGGTTATATCAAGAAGGCCTATCGCATTCTTGAGTCGGCGGTCGATCTGGATTTCCCCGACGAGATCACCCAGCAAGAGCGCGCATTCTTGCGCTACACGG